The nucleotide sequence TTGCCTTGTTCCATGATGCCCCATTAGGCCTTAAACCAACTATAACATTTAATCCACTATCTTTCATGTTCAATGCCTGAGCTCTTCCTTGACTTCCATAACCAATAACTGCTATAGTTTTATCTTTAACTGCATCGAATGTTACATCCTTATCGTAGAATATTTTAACCATTTCTACCACCACAAGACAATTTTTTATTTAAATGTCGCTACATCTATTAACTGCTAAATAATATTTTAAGGTTTTCGGTTAATTTGCAATTATGGGGATTTATAAGTATAACGAATAATTTAAATACTATTAAAATTTAGAAATAAAATATTATAGAAGAAAATAGACAAAAATTTAAAACTATAGTTATTCATTATTTTAAAAATTGTTAAAATTTACATGGTGAAATACAATCTTTGGTCCTAATAATGCGGGGAAAACAAATTTGTTTAGGGTTTTAAAATTACTAAAAAATATTATAAACAATAGAGTATCTTCCACTGATTTAGAGACGCATCTATATGATAAAAATAAAAAAACAGCAAAAATAAATGTAGAGGTTTTGTTTGATGAGAGTGATAAAGAAATAATATCGAAATTTCTTAGAATTTTCTTTAAAATAAATAGTCCTGAAATTATAAAGCTGTGTAATTACCTAAAATTAAATGTTATGGATAATATTACAAACTACTTTTCAGAAGGGAGGTATATATGGGAATGTTCTGAATTATATTGTAGAGAGCCATATTTTATACTTAGATTGAGAAATTTGGAAGAAGATATGGAAAAAATAATAAATTACTTAAAAGAACGAGAGCTAACTGAAATTACTACAGATTTGATTGACCACAGTAAAGTTATACAAGAATTGGGCCATGAAGTTGAGGTCATAAAGCTTACGAATGATTTAAAGAATATTATAACCTCATCAGTTAATGCACTGTTATCAACCTATAGAGAAAATAAAGAACTATACTTTAGCACTTTGATTAATGGGGAAGAAATCATTACTCAATTAATTGGTGAAAAAGATACATTAATAAAAGAATTTTTAGAAAATTTTGGAAAGTATGTTGATTATATTATGAAGTTGAAAATGGATGAAAATATATTGAGGGCATTTATCGTCTTATTATCTTTAAATGAGCTTTTAATTAATAGGATGTCAATTGATATTGATAAGGTTTTAGAATACATTAAGAAAAATCCTTGGGATATGGAAATAATCAAATATCTACAAGAAATAGTTGAATTTTGTGAAATAAATTACAATAATAAAAAAATTTCATTGAATGATGTACTATTAAAAATATATGAAAATGGCATAATATGCTACGAGTATAACCATTTAGAAGAGCTAAAATTGGGGATTCCAAATTCTAAATTTGCTGAACTCTTTAAATGTTTGTTTGAAAATAAAAATAAAAATAAAGAAAGTAACATAAAATTAATGAAAATATTAAGAGCTTCTGAAAAGAAAGGATTATATTTGGGGATTCCACCAGAAAACTGGGTTTCTAATTATCTATTTTACCTAAAAAATAACATAAATCCAAAGTTAAGGGAAAGATATATAAAAATTAAAAAAATGTTTGAATACATATTTAGAGATGAAAATCTTAGTTTTGACTCAATTTTAATTAACAATAGGCCAGATATTGCAGTATATTCAAAAGACTTTGAAATTCCTATAAGTATGGTAGGATTAGGGGTAAAAAAGATTTTAGAAATATTAACTCTAATATTTGGTTATGAAGGGAAAGTAATTTTGCTTGAAACTCCATCGGGACATCTTCATCCAAAGTATCAAAAGAGGTTAGTAAAAATTTTTAAAAATCAAAATATTGAATCACAAATATTTGTAATTACGTATTCCCCTTACTTTATAAATGGAATGTCTATCAATAATACGTTTAGATTTTATAAAAGGGGGGAGAAATCTACAAGATCTATTCGAATAAAAGATATAATAGAAAAATTAGAAAAAATGTATGGTCATAAATACATTATTGACTCTCACATTAAGAGAATGTTTTTATCAGATGCTGTAATTCTTATGAGCACTAATATACTAAATCTTACAATAACAGATTTAGTAGAATTAGCAGAAGCCCCTGTTGATGAATATATTATTGAAACGATATATTTGAGAAATATAAAATCCTATAAAGACTATTTAAGCTTATTAGAATTTATGAAAATTCCGTACATTCTGATATTTAGTGAGTGGGATATCTATAGTTTATATAAAAAAGAAGTATTTAAAGAACATGATGGGTTGAAAATAAGATATAAACTATTAGATGAAGGGAAATATCCAAGAGAAATAGAGGCTTATCTAAAATTTTTTGAGAATAAGCATCCATTTTGGTTATCTAAAGAAGAATTTGAATCAATAGTGAAAGATTATATTGAAACTATAGAAAATCATAGAAAAGAACTTAAAAGAAAAGGTTATAATATATTAACAACTTACGAAGATGTTGCTAAATATTGTATAAATCCATTAAAGGAAAAATTAGATAACATCATTAGAGAAAAACTCTTTATATTTACATATCCTGAATCTTTAGAGATGATATTGGTTAATAAAGATAAAATAAAGCATCCGGTTGAAAAGACACCTTATGAAAAGTCTGAAATAAAAAGATTTAAAGAATTTTTTGAATACTTCATTAAATATCACCAATTGTAATTAAAAAGGTGAAACAGTGATATTAATAAAAGATGCATTTGTAAATGGAAAAAGGCAGGATATATTAATTGAAGGAAATAAAATAAAAAAGATAGGAGAGGTTAAAAAAGAAGAGATAGAGAATGCTGAAATTATAGATGGAAAAAACAAGATAGCCATCCCTGGGTTGATAAATACACACACCCATATACCAATGACTTTATTTAGGGGAGTTGCTGACGACTTACCTTTAATGGAGTGGTTAAATAACTATATCTGGCCTATGGAGGCAAAGTTGAATGAAGAAATTGTTTATTGGGGAACTTTATTGGGATGTATAGAGATGGTTAGAAGTGGAACAACAACATTCAACGATATGTATTTCTTCTTAGAGGGGATTGCTAAGGCTGTAGATGAGAGCGGAATGAGGGCTGTTTTAGCTTACGGAATGATTGACTTATTTGATGAAGAAAAAAGAGAGAAAGAGATTAAAAATGCTGAGAAATATATAAATTATATAAATAGCTTAAATAACAGCAGAATAATGCCTGCTTTAGGACCTCATGCACCATATACATGCTCTAAAGAGCTTTTAATGGAGGTTAATAGTTTAGCTAAAAAATATAACGTCCCTATCCATATACACATGAATGAAACTTTGGATGAGATTAAAATGGTTAAAGAGAAAACAGGTATGGAACCTTTTGTTTATCTAAATTCATTTGGTTTCTTTGATGGTGTTAGAGTTATAACTGCCCACTGCGTGCATTTAACAGATGAAGAGATTAAAATAATGAAAGAAAAAAACATAAACGTCTCTCACAACCCAATTAGCAACTTAAAATTAGCTTCTGGAATAGCCCCAATTCCAAAGCTTTTGAATGAGGGAATAAACATTACCTTAGGAACTGATGGTTGTGGAAGTAACAATAACTTAAACTTATTTGAAGAGATAAAAGTATCTGCAATCTTACATAAGGGGGTTAATTTAAATCCAACTGTTGTTAAAGCAGAAACTGCATTTAACTTTGCCACTAAAAATGGGGCTAAGGCATTGAATATAAAAGCTGGAGAGATAAAAGAAGGATATTTAGCAGATATTGTTTTAATAAACTTGGATAAACCTTACTTATATCCAAAAGAGAATATAATGTCTCATTTAGTTTATGCGTTTAATGGCTTTGTGGATGATGTTATCATAGATGGAAATATAGTTATGAGGGATGGAAAGATTTTAACTGTTGATGAAGAAAAGGTCTATGAAAAAGCTGAAGAAATGTATGAAATATTGAGAAGCTAATTTTAATCTTTAAATTCATTTAACATTTTTATCAATAACCACTTATTAACAATTTTTATATTTTTTAAAATTATCCCACCTTTTGCATCATAGCCAAAAATTAAGATATCTTCCCCGTTATATTTCAAAATAAATGTCTTTTTTTCTTTCACTAAAATCTCAGCTATTTTTGAAATTTCTGATAAAAAAGATTTTAAATCATCAATTTTCTCTAAAAAACTTTTTAACTTTCCGTTCTCTGATTTTGGAGAAATTGTTTCTATAATTTTCTTTAGTGATTTTATATTCTCAATATCCAATATAATGTAATCCCTACTAATCACTAAAGAAAAAATATTGGTTAATGTTACCTCTAAACTACCTTCTTTTATCAATCTCTGAAATAAAAATAGATAATTTAGATTATTAAGCAAAATCTCACTTGTTTATTCTTTTTTCTCTTTCTTTAATGGAACAATTTTTAAACCAACTTCACCGTCAATGGTTAATTTATTAAATACAATCTTAACTTCGCTTCCACTACCTTCTAAGACTTTAGCTATTTTTTCAACATCTACATTAACTTTAGGTAATTTACCTTTAACTTCATCTAATAATTTTAACATCTCTTCAACTTTTTCCTTTGAAACTACATCTTTCTTTTCTTTTAAATTATTTAAGAAGTTAGTTATTTTTTCTATCTTTTCTGCAATTTCTTTAGGAACTTCAATTTTTATTTCTTTAACTTCCTTACCTTCTGACATATTAATCCCCCACGATTTTTATTAGTTGTAATCAATTATTTAATCTTGGTTATATTTAAAGGTATCTATTTGTTCAATAGTTATCAAGTATATTTTTAAATTCTTTTAAGGCATTGTCAACATCAATATCTTCTATCTTTTTTATTTTCCTTAAGAATTCTTTTCTTAGCTCTATAATATCTTTAATCTTATCTTTACTAAATTTACATGATTTTATATATTCACTTACGATTTTTCTCGTTTCTTTATCAATTTTATCAAAAATATTATCGTTTTTATTTTTATTTTCATCTTCAATATAAAACTTAGGAATTTCTTTACTTTTTTCAATTAATTTTTTAGCAATATTTTCTAAATCAATATCTTTTGTCGTATCTATTATTAAAAACGGTTCATCCCATTTATATTTTTTCCCTGGTTCATCAAACTTTTCATACATCTTTTTAATTACTTCATTTGGTATCTTTTCCCCTCTCTCAATATTCCTTTTAATTAAAACATCTAAAGGAGCTTTTAAATATATTATAGCATAATTTTTGTTGTATTTTTTGGCTATATTTATTAAATCCCTTCTCATTGAGTTGTAATAATTGGTGTCGTCAACAATAACCCAATAGTTTTTTAAGGCATTATCTATTAAGTTATGTGTTGTTTTTCTAATAAATTCTTCATATTTTTCTTTCCAAATTGGAAAACTCTCTCTAATCAAATCACTTCCTAAGATTATAATGTCAATGTTATTTTTACTCAAAACCTTTGCCAAATTCTTTGAGAATGTTGATTTCCCAACCCCTGGCAGTCCTGTTAAAATGATTAACATGATATCCCCCAAACTTATTTTTAGGGTAAAATATAAATATGAGGAAGTCAATAATAGTGTATAGATGTGGCACAATCAAGGTGATAGCGTGAGCTTATCAATGAATTTAAAATTATGTAATTATCACAACTGTAACTGCAATATTGGAGAGGAATATTATAATCACACTTATCCTCAATTTTGGAATAGAGTTATTGAGAAGTATAAGCTCAATAGAATAATTTCTTATGATTTCACTTCCTTGCCTTATTATAGATTTGTGGGAATGGTTGGAGATTTTATTTCAAAGAATATCACAACAGGACCTTGCCTATTAACACCAAAAGAAATTAGAAAGCTCAACCCTAATATAGATTTTGAAGAAGTTAAGAAGATGTTTTTAAGACATCCAACATTTGAAGATTATGTATCAGTGGCTATTGAGACAAATAAGGGATATAAAAACCACATAATAATTGAAACTTACGAATATGCAAAACTTGTTGAATATAAGACAAAAATACCTTTTGAGGAGGCATTAAAATTAACTAAACTCAGTGCAAAGAACTTTAAAAAATACTACAAAAAGAAAGTTAAGGCAAAATATTATCTAACGCACAAAAAATCATTTGATAGAAGGTTGAGAGAACTTTGTAATGAGTATTACAAATATTACTTAGAAAATGCAAACATTTCAAAGAAAGGGAAGGAAATAATAAAAAACAATCCTGAAGAATCAACTTGGTTGAGGATTAAAGTTTCATTCCTTCCAGAGGCAATAAATAAAGATAACTCTACAATAGTTGAGCCAGTTTCAAGTATTGAGGGAATGTTATTAGCTCACAAAATTTCAGAAGTTAGTGGAATTGTTGTTAGAAGTCCACCAACTTTAAATTTAAAACCAATTATGAATGAAGGAAATGAGAACGAGATATTTTACTTAAACAATGATATAGAGGAAGAAATAAAAAAACTAACTTATGGAACAAGAACAAAGTGGGGATGCTCATTGTATCACAACCTTTTATTCCTAAATTCCCCAATATGTTGCAACAAAAATTGCGAAGAGTGTTTAGAAATCTTTATAAATAAAATTAAAAATATTAAAAATTAATGGGGTGAAAAAATGATTTATGACACAATAATTATTGGTGCTGGACCTGGGGGATTAACCGCTGGGATATACGCTATGAGAGGTAAGTTAAACGCCATATGTATAGAAAAAGAAAATGCTGGGGGGAGGATTGCTGAAGCTGGAATTGTTGAAAACTATCCTGGATTTGAAGAGATTAGAGGATATGAATTAGCTGAAAAATTTAAAAATCATGCTGAAAAGTTTAAACTACCTATAGTGTATGATGAAGTTGTTAAAATAGAAACTAAAGAGAGACCATTTAAGGTTATAACAAAAAATTCTGAGTATTTAACTAAAACTATAGTTATAGCAACTGGAACAAGGTCCAAAAAACTTGGTTTAAATGAAGATAAGTTTGTTGGTAAAGGAGTTAGTTACTGCACAATGTGTGATGCCTTCTTCTATTTAAATAAGGAAGTTATAGTTATTGGAAGGGACACTCCAGCAATAATGAGTGCTATAAATTTAAAAGACATCGCTAAAAAGGTTATTGTAATTACGGATAAATCAGAGTTAAAAGCTGCTGAGCCAATAATGTTAGATAAGCTTAAAGAAGCTAATAACGTTGAAATAATATACAATGCTAAACCATTAGAAATTATTGGAGAAGAAAGAGCAGAAGGAGTTAAAATATCAGTTGATGGAAAGGAAGAAATAATAAAGGCAGATGGGATATTTATAAGCTTAGGACATGTTCCAAATACTGAGTTTTTAAAAGATAGTGAAATAGAATTGGATAAAAAAGGATTTGTTAAAACAGATGAAAATTGTAAGACAAATATAGATGGAATTTATGCTGTAGGAGATGTTAGGGGAGGGATTATGCAGGTAGCAAAAGCTGTAGGAGATGGATGTGTAGCTATGGCAAATATTATTAAATACCTGCAAAAATTATAAAAAATTAATAATTTTTAGCATAAAAATTAATTATTTTAACTATTTTGTGTTAAAGGAATATCATAGGACTTTCGCAGTTTATATATTAATTTGGCACTTAGATGCCTTTAGGCATCAATTTTCATTAATAAATATTTATTCCTGCGAAAGTCCTATGTCATAAACAATATCTCCTATTTTAAAGTTTAATCTTAAATCCTCTATGTTATCTGGTTTTTTGAATATCCAATATCCTTCAATTTCTTGATTAATTCCAATTTCTATTTCATCAATCCCTCCAATTTTCCAATATTTTTCATTTCCAGAAACTAAACACACTTCTGTAGGGGCAAATTTGTATGTGTCGGAATTTAAGTTTTTGGCTATAAAATCAACTCTAAATACTTTTTCAATTTTATTAGTTTGGTTATTATAAACTCTGTAATAACCAAATTCTTTTACAATGAATTTTATTCCCACATCATCTCTAAATTCTTCTATATTAGTTTTTATTGAGTTTTCATGATATTCTTTTTCAAAGATTTCTTTCATTTCTTTTTCTGAATATCTTTCAATTGTTCCATAGGTTGTTTTTGATATCTTTATGTTGTTATACTCATAAGTCAATACAAATTTTGCATTACTATAAAAGCCCTTAATTTTTGGTAATTCAATCTCATAGTAATAATTTGCTTTCATAGGAAGCTCGTTAATATCATAAGTTTTTTTAAACAACAAACCACTATCATCAAATATCTCTAATATAACTTTTCCACTATTAACTTTTGCTAAACTGCCATTTTCATAGGTTAATGCAAACTGAATTTTTGTTTTATTACCTTCTTTTACAATATACATATATTTTATTTCTTTTATTTTATTTAATTGCTCTTTTTCAGTTTTTTAAATTAAACTTTCATTATCTAATGGTTTATTTGTTTCAATATTATTTATTTCATTATTTACATTTGTTGTTTTATTTGTAGTGCATCCACATAGCAAAACAGCAATTATAAAAATAAAAAATAGCTTTTTCATAACTTTCACCTCACAAAAATAAATAAAAAAAGAAAAAATTTAGAGAGTGATTTTATTTATCATCTAATTTACTCTTTTAATGCTGGAATTATCTTCTTACCAATTAATTTAATTGCTGTTTCTTTGTTTGGTCCAATTGGTGAACCAGCAACGATTTGTGTAACTCCCATTTCAGCTAATTTCTTACACTTCTCAACAACATCATCTGGTGTTCCGTAGATTGAGAATGCTTCTAACATAGCATCGTCAACTGTTCCAAATGCTGTTCCAAAGTCCCCTTTCTTCAATGCTTCTCTTATCTTCTCAACTTTTTCCACATCAATTCCATGTCTCTCTAAGACAACTGGTGGTGAACCTGCAGCAATGAAAGCAACAACTGGAACTGCTGCTTGCTTAGCTTTTTCTGCATTTTTATCAACTGACATACATGCATAAGCAGCAACATCAATTTCATCCATACTTCTTCCAGCAGCTTCAGCTCCCTTCTTAATTAATGGAATTGCTGCTTCAAAGTCTTTTGGATTTGATGCGTTAATTAAAACTCCATCAGCAATCATACCTGCTGTTTCTAACATCTTTGGTCCTTGTGCTCCAACATAAACAGGAACTTTCTTTTGAATTGGTTTTACAGCTAAAGCAGCTCCTGCAACTTTAACAACTTTTCCTTCAAATGAAACTCTCTCTCCAGCTAATAATTTTCTCATAACTTCAATTGACTCTTTTAATGTTGTAACTGGCTTAACCCACTCAATTCCTAAAGCATCGAATGTTGCTTTATCTCCTGGACCAATACCTAAAACAGCTCTTCCCCCTGATATTTCATCTAATGTTGCAATAGCTGATGCTGTTATTGCTGGATTTCTAACGTACGGGTTTGTAACTCCTGGCCCCAATTTTATTTTGTTTGTGTTCATTGCGATAGCTGTTAAAGCCATGTATACGTTTCTGTTGTTGTAGTGGTCTGTAATCCAACAGTACTCAAACCCATTATCTTCAGCTAACTTAACATAGTAACAGAGTTTTTGTATTGGTTCGTTTGGGACAAATTCAATACCAAATTTCACAATCTCACCCTTGGTTTTTTGTTATTAATAACAATTACTATATTATCATTTTATGGTAGTAATTAAGTTTTCTATTTACCACAAATCGAAAAATATTTATAGAGGTAAAAATTTTTGATAGGGGGTATTAATTTATAAGAAAATATTTAACTCTAAGAAAAAATGTTTAAATGTCAAAAACCATTTAAATAATATAAATAATATTTAGGAAGTTTATCACAATTTTGTGATTCTTCAAATCATCATCTTAATTCTAATCATATTTCATATTATAAGCTTAATTTGAAGGTGACAGTTATGAATCTGGAAGAAAGAAAGAAATTGGAAACAAAATCTATTGATGAACTGGATTTAATTGGAAAAAAAGTTTGTGTTGATACCTGTGTAGTTATAGATGGTAGAATAACTGAATTAATTGAGAGAGGTAAGCTGAAAGATGCTACAATAATAATCCCTGAAGCAGTTGTTTCTGAATTAGAATATCAAGCAAATATGGGAAGAGAAATTGGATATAAAGGAATAGAAGAGCTTAGAAAATTAACAGAGAAAGCTAATGAGCATAATATTAAAGTTGAATACTGTGGAGAGAGGCCTACAAGAGAAGAGATATTTTTGGCAAAAAGTGGAGAAATTGATGCAATGATTAGAAAAGTAGCCAAAGAGACAAACTCTATATTATTAACAAGTGATTGGATTCAATATAACTTAGCTAAAGCACAAGGTATTGAAGCTTACTTCTTAGAAACCATGGAAGAAGAAGTTGAACTTATATTAGATAAATACTTTGATGAAGAAACAATGTCTGTGCATTTAAAAGAAGGATGTTTGCCTTATGCTAAAAAAGGTAAGCCAGGGGCTGTTAAATTAGTCCCAGTTGGAGATAAGGAGCTAACTAAAGAAGAAATGGAAGATATCATTGACAACATTATAAAGTATGCTGAACAAAACAATGGATTCTTTGAAATTCAGAGAAAGGGGGCTACAGTCATTCAGTTAGGAAATATCAGGATTTCAATTGCAAGACCACCATTCTCTGAGGCATTGGAAGTTACAGCAGTTAGACCAGTAGTTAAAGCTTCATTAGAAGATTACGGATTGTCAGAGAAATTAATGCAGAGATTAAAAGAAAGAGCAGAAGGAATTTTTGTTTCTGGACCTCCAGGAAGTGGAAAATCTACATTTGTAGCTGCATTGGCTGAATTCTATAGAAGCCAAGGAAAAATAGTTAAGACAATGGAAAGTCCAAGAGATTTGCAGGTTAGTAAGGAAATAACCCAATATGCACCATTGGAAGGAGATATGGAGAAGACATGTGATATCCTATTATTGGTTAGACCTGACTACACAATTTATGATGAAGTTAGGAAGACAAGGGACTTTGAGATATTTGCAGACATGAGAATGGCTGGAGTTGGAATGGTTGGAGTTGTTCATGCTTCAAAACCAATAGATGCCATCCAAAGATTAATTGGAAGAGTTGAGCTTGGAGTTATTCCACAAGTTGTTGATACTGTAATATTCATAAAAGATGGTAAGATACAGAAGGTTTATGAGATTGACTTCACAGTTAAAGTGCCTTATGGAATGGTTGAAGAAGATTTAGCAAGGCCTGTTATTGAAGTTAAGGACTTTGAGACTGGAAGAGTTGAGTATGAAATCTATACTTATGGAGAGCAAGTTGTAGTCATGCCAATTAAAGATGAAAATAATAAAAGAGCTCCAATATATGGATATGCTGAAGAGAAGTTAGAGGAGATATTGAAAAAACTTCTACCAAGAAAAGCCAAGCCAATGGTAAAAGTTACTGGAGATAATTCAATTGATTTAATTGTTCCAGAAAAATATGTTGGGGCTATTATAGGTAAAGGTGGAAGGGAAATATCAAAATTAGAAGATATGCTTGGATTGAAGATTTCAGTTAAAGAAAAGGAAAAAGAAGAAGAAAAAGATATGGAAAGGATATATAGAAAGTATGAATTTGTAAGTGAGCTTGAATCAACAAGGATTTATGAAACTGACAAATATGTAGTTGTAGATGTTGGAGAGGACTTTGCAGGAGAGAATATAAGAATCTACATAGATGGAAAGTTATTAACAACTGTAACTGTTAGAAATGATGGAACAGTAAGGATAAACAAAAAAACAAAGGTAGGAAAAGAGATTTTAGATGCAATTGACGAAGGAAGAGATATATATGTTGATTTGCAGTAAAATGTCTTTTACTATTTTTTAACTGAAACTTTAAGAAAGTTTCATCAAAATTGGACACTATTGGACATTAATTGCCTCTGAAAGAGGCAACTTATAACTAATTATCAAAGTTTTAAAACTAATATGGCATTTATAGAAGCCCTTTGGGCTTCTAAGTTCATTAACAAATATATTTCCTTTGATAATTGGTTAAATGGACGTGGGGTATCCGCAACCATAGGGCTATCGCCCTATTGGGATACCCCAGAAATTCTAAGTTACACCTCCGAGCGTAAGCGAGGAGGTGTTAGATTTTGATGAACCTTTTAGTAAAAGGTTCATACCAATAGGGGCTTTGCCCCTATGGTTTTTTAACTTTTAGCTATTTTTACAGCATCTTTTAAGTTAATTAAACCTTTATATAAAGCAGAGCCAATAACAACTCCATAAATGTCAAGCTCTTTTAGAGCTTTTATATCATCTAAGGTTGTAATCCCACCAGAATAGATGATAGGAATGTTAGTTTTTTCAATTAGCTCTTTAATTACATCTATATTTATCCCTTTTAATAAACCTTCAACATCTACATTTGTAAATAATATATAACCAACCTTATCTTCAAATTCTTTAATAACTTGTATTGGAGTTTTATCTACTTTTTCTTTCCATCCTTTGATAACCACTTTCCCATCTTTACACTCTACAGCCAAAACAATCCTATCCTTTCCAATCTCTTTATTTAAATCATCTATAAATTCTGGTTCTAAAATAGCCTTAGTTCCAACTATGACTCTATCAACACCAATATCTATCAATTCTTTTGCTACATCTAAGCTTCTAATTCCTCCACCTACTTCAACTGGAACATTAACTTCTTTTATAATGTTTTTAATAATATCTCTATTATTCCCACTTCCAAATGCGGCATCTAAGTCAATTATATGCAAATACTCAGCCCCATTTTCTACCCATTTTTTAGCAACTTCAACTGGATTATCTATCTCTAAATGCTTTTTATTTGGGTCTCCTTGAATTAATTGAACACATTTTTTATCTTTTAAATCAACTGCAGGAATTATTATCATTTTAAATCACCACAGAGTTATTATTCCATAGGGGCAAAGCCCCTATTGGTATGAACCTTTTACTAAAAGGTTCATCAAAATCTAACACCTCCTCGCTTACGCTCGGAGGTGTAACTTAGAATTTCTGGGGTATCCCAATAGGGCGATAGCCCTATGGTTGCGGATACCCCGGGATGCATTGCTTCTTTTGGGAAGCAATGCCTCTTAGAATTATAGTTTTTTGCAAAACTTATTAAATTAAAAAGGCATATTTGAAGCCCTACATTCCAAGATATTTTGCAAAACTATATATATTTTAATCGAAATTACCACAGAGTTATTATTAATGGTCCTTTAGCATTTGGTTTCTTTTTTATCATTAGTATGGCATCTTCCC is from Methanocaldococcus bathoardescens and encodes:
- a CDS encoding AAA family ATPase, with protein sequence MFGPNNAGKTNLFRVLKLLKNIINNRVSSTDLETHLYDKNKKTAKINVEVLFDESDKEIISKFLRIFFKINSPEIIKLCNYLKLNVMDNITNYFSEGRYIWECSELYCREPYFILRLRNLEEDMEKIINYLKERELTEITTDLIDHSKVIQELGHEVEVIKLTNDLKNIITSSVNALLSTYRENKELYFSTLINGEEIITQLIGEKDTLIKEFLENFGKYVDYIMKLKMDENILRAFIVLLSLNELLINRMSIDIDKVLEYIKKNPWDMEIIKYLQEIVEFCEINYNNKKISLNDVLLKIYENGIICYEYNHLEELKLGIPNSKFAELFKCLFENKNKNKESNIKLMKILRASEKKGLYLGIPPENWVSNYLFYLKNNINPKLRERYIKIKKMFEYIFRDENLSFDSILINNRPDIAVYSKDFEIPISMVGLGVKKILEILTLIFGYEGKVILLETPSGHLHPKYQKRLVKIFKNQNIESQIFVITYSPYFINGMSINNTFRFYKRGEKSTRSIRIKDIIEKLEKMYGHKYIIDSHIKRMFLSDAVILMSTNILNLTITDLVELAEAPVDEYIIETIYLRNIKSYKDYLSLLEFMKIPYILIFSEWDIYSLYKKEVFKEHDGLKIRYKLLDEGKYPREIEAYLKFFENKHPFWLSKEEFESIVKDYIETIENHRKELKRKGYNILTTYEDVAKYCINPLKEKLDNIIREKLFIFTYPESLEMILVNKDKIKHPVEKTPYEKSEIKRFKEFFEYFIKYHQL
- the dadD gene encoding multifunctional 5'-deoxyadenosine/S-adenosyl-L-homocysteine/5'-methylthioadenosine deaminase, which codes for MILIKDAFVNGKRQDILIEGNKIKKIGEVKKEEIENAEIIDGKNKIAIPGLINTHTHIPMTLFRGVADDLPLMEWLNNYIWPMEAKLNEEIVYWGTLLGCIEMVRSGTTTFNDMYFFLEGIAKAVDESGMRAVLAYGMIDLFDEEKREKEIKNAEKYINYINSLNNSRIMPALGPHAPYTCSKELLMEVNSLAKKYNVPIHIHMNETLDEIKMVKEKTGMEPFVYLNSFGFFDGVRVITAHCVHLTDEEIKIMKEKNINVSHNPISNLKLASGIAPIPKLLNEGINITLGTDGCGSNNNLNLFEEIKVSAILHKGVNLNPTVVKAETAFNFATKNGAKALNIKAGEIKEGYLADIVLINLDKPYLYPKENIMSHLVYAFNGFVDDVIIDGNIVMRDGKILTVDEEKVYEKAEEMYEILRS
- the pstK gene encoding L-seryl-tRNA(Sec) kinase gives rise to the protein MLIILTGLPGVGKSTFSKNLAKVLSKNNIDIIILGSDLIRESFPIWKEKYEEFIRKTTHNLIDNALKNYWVIVDDTNYYNSMRRDLINIAKKYNKNYAIIYLKAPLDVLIKRNIERGEKIPNEVIKKMYEKFDEPGKKYKWDEPFLIIDTTKDIDLENIAKKLIEKSKEIPKFYIEDENKNKNDNIFDKIDKETRKIVSEYIKSCKFSKDKIKDIIELRKEFLRKIKKIEDIDVDNALKEFKNILDNY
- the trxR gene encoding F420-dependent thioredoxin reductase codes for the protein MIYDTIIIGAGPGGLTAGIYAMRGKLNAICIEKENAGGRIAEAGIVENYPGFEEIRGYELAEKFKNHAEKFKLPIVYDEVVKIETKERPFKVITKNSEYLTKTIVIATGTRSKKLGLNEDKFVGKGVSYCTMCDAFFYLNKEVIVIGRDTPAIMSAINLKDIAKKVIVITDKSELKAAEPIMLDKLKEANNVEIIYNAKPLEIIGEERAEGVKISVDGKEEIIKADGIFISLGHVPNTEFLKDSEIELDKKGFVKTDENCKTNIDGIYAVGDVRGGIMQVAKAVGDGCVAMANIIKYLQKL
- the mer gene encoding 5,10-methylenetetrahydromethanopterin reductase codes for the protein MKFGIEFVPNEPIQKLCYYVKLAEDNGFEYCWITDHYNNRNVYMALTAIAMNTNKIKLGPGVTNPYVRNPAITASAIATLDEISGGRAVLGIGPGDKATFDALGIEWVKPVTTLKESIEVMRKLLAGERVSFEGKVVKVAGAALAVKPIQKKVPVYVGAQGPKMLETAGMIADGVLINASNPKDFEAAIPLIKKGAEAAGRSMDEIDVAAYACMSVDKNAEKAKQAAVPVVAFIAAGSPPVVLERHGIDVEKVEKIREALKKGDFGTAFGTVDDAMLEAFSIYGTPDDVVEKCKKLAEMGVTQIVAGSPIGPNKETAIKLIGKKIIPALKE